Within the Echinicola sp. 20G genome, the region GAACGAATTTAAATGACCAATTATCGCGGTTATCGTCCTTGATGATAAATAATTAAAGGTCTTGCTTACTTGAACTATTCAAGGGTGCATGACCTTTTTTATATGGAAGTCCAGAATAAAAAGTAGAGGCATCTTGAAAAATGAGATAAGGCAAGACCGGCATCATTTTGAAGTGCAAAGTTTTAATCTTCATTTATAACCAGTCAATTTCAGTATCCGTTACTTAAAAGGAAACAATTGAAAAAAAATGAAACTCTATATCAAATATATGGTTAGCCTCAGATGCAAAATGATGGTTAAAGAAGAACTTAAAAAATTAGGGTTTCAATATTTTTCTGTCGAATTGGGTACGGTAGATCTTCGTGAGGAAATTTCAGAGGAGCAACGAAAGGAATTTGCCAAGAATTTGTTGAGATCCGGCTTGGAGTTGTTGGAGGATAAAAGGAGTATACTTATCGGAAAAATAAAGAATTTAATAATTGAAATGGTCCATTATGAAGATGAATTGCCTAAAACTAATTATTCAGATTATATAAGTGAGAAACTGGGCTATGATTATACCTACTTGGCAAATACTTTTTCAGAGGTAAAAGGAGTAACCATACAGCAGTTTATTATTCTTCATAAGATCGAAAGGGTCAAGGAATTGCTATTGTATGACGAGCTAAGTCTTTCGGAAATTTCATATAAACTACATTATAGTAGTGCCGCCCATCTTTCCAATCAATTTAAAAAAGTTACAGGTCTTACTCCTTCTTATTACAAAAAGTTGAAGAAGAAACGGAATCAGAACTTGGAGAATTTGTAAATCTGTATATCCGCTATTTCACCAGTATATTTTACCCTTCAAAACATTCTCTCAAAAACAGCACAGATCTCACAGAAATGATTGTTTAAACCTTTCTACTGGCCCAGATAGGACCATGGAGGACAGGCAGTGGGAAATCAGGTTACTGGTGTGAAAATGGTCCATATTAATGAATATAACATTTTTAATATTGCTCCTTTAACCCGTATTTACCCCCTAGTTTAGCCGTGTTTATCCCGTGTTTTAGCCGTGTTGCTCTTATCAGAGGCTTAGGCTAGTCTACACCTTAAGTCCTAGAAAAGCATGGGGACATACCTTTCAATATTTTGGTTGTAAGAAGCTTAGGAATCCTTCTATACCTCATCGCGATAAGCCAATATTTTTACAACTATTAAGGAGCTTGATGGCATTTTCCATTCCGAAGAGAGATGATCCCCCCTTATCTTTTAACAGATTATGAGTCCATAAAATGTTTTTAAATTTTAGAGGGTTCGATTATTTGTTGTTTATAAAATGAATTTATCCACTTAGATCTGTCAAACTATTTTAATCAATGAAGATAAATGGGAAGGATGTGTGATATGTGTAAGTTTATTTTTTTTACTGTAAGGTTTATTTTGTGAGATATCTTTAGATTTCTTGGTAAGATATTCTTATCTACTAAAATCAAATAAGATGACTAAGGAAAAAAATAGTAAATCGAAATCAGACAAAAAGCAGCCGGTGAGAAATTTAAAAGAAAAGCGGGCCGCTAAGGAAGCAAAAAGAAGGGAAAAAGAGAAAAAAGATTAGTTTGCCTCATCTCCTATAAATCAAGCCTTGTGAATGACAAGTGCTTATGGGTGCACAATAACAGGTCACTGCCCTGCTACTGTGCATGCCTTTCTATCTCTCTTCTGTTTTATTAAGTACTCAAAACAGCTCTTTAAGGGATATTAGTGAGTAAAAAAGGTTGACCAAATAGAGCTTTTTATTAACCCTACCATCTCTTTCTTTCTGGTGGACTGGATGATTTGGTATGAATATCATTTGTTCTTAATAAAAGGTTTCGTCGTTACAATGGTCTTATAATCGAGCGAATTATAAACCTATCATAATAGCAGGGAAATGCATGAAGAAATAAACAATCCAAAAGAAATAAATGCAACTGTCCTGGTGGCTCACCCTGATGATGAGACCATTTGGGCAGGAGGATTAATTTTAGAAAATCCTGATTGGAACTGGACCATCATTTGTCTTTGTAGGGCAAATGATGGAGATAGAGCTCCTAAGTTTTATCGAGCTCTGGAAATGTTTGGAGCCAAGGGCATAATGGCTGACCTTGACGATGGACCTGAACAAAATCCTTTAGATTTAAATATACTTGAAGACACTATAGTGGACTTATTGTCTTGTAGACCAGTGAATTTGATTTTTTCCCATAGTCCTTATGGTGAATATACCCGACATCTCAGGCATGAAGAAATCGGTAAATCAGTTATAAAATTATGGGAAGAGAAGCGTATCAAGACTGATGAATTATGGCTTTTTGCCTATCGCGACAACAACATGCGCCATGTGCCCAAACCTATTCCTGATGCCCACTTTCATTTACCACTTGTAGGGAATGTTTTTAAAGAAAAGCGGGCATTAATCAGCAGCGTATATGGTTTTTCCAATGAGAGCTGGGAATTTAAGGCGTGCAATTGGACGGAAGCTTTTTGGTGTTTTCTAAATGCTGAGGATGCCTCTAAATGGTTTAAAAAACATTCAAGGAAATGAAGGTATTGGTATTATATGACTATCCCCCTTCTCCTGGAGGACTTTCTACCCAGGGTGATTTGTTGTATCAAGGCCTGTTGGAGATAGGGGTTGATGCCTATGCAGTTCATTTTCAATCTTCACAAGAGAAAGAGTGGTATTACCGTTGGTTTAGGCCTGATATAGTGGTAGGTATTGGGTATTGGGGACATATTCAGGATATAGTTATTCATCCAAATAGACACGGAGTAGTGGCCGTTCCCTGGCTTGTTGCTGACGGATTTGTCGGTAATTTCCGCGAGGTTTTAAATAAGCTTCCTCTTATTTTGGTTACTTCAAACTGGGTGAAACAAATGTATATTCGTGATGGTATAATGGGCGAGAATATCGAAGTTTTGCCTGTGGGATGCAAAACTGATATATTTTGTCCAGTCTCGGCGGAGGACGAAAAAGTTTTGGCCATAAGATCCGCCCTTGAAATTTCTTCCGATCAGCTGATGATCCTTACAGTTGGAGGGGATGCCACTTCAAAAGGAGCCCAGGAGGTGATGAAAGCACTGGCCATTATTGAAAATAAAGTATCAGACTGGAAATATATATGTAAAGTATGGCCTCAGGAAAGGACTAATCTTCAAAATGTAGTTGATCGAGAGCTTTCGGGATTATTAGGGATTGAAAAGAGGGTTCAATA harbors:
- a CDS encoding glycosyltransferase family 4 protein; translation: MKVLVLYDYPPSPGGLSTQGDLLYQGLLEIGVDAYAVHFQSSQEKEWYYRWFRPDIVVGIGYWGHIQDIVIHPNRHGVVAVPWLVADGFVGNFREVLNKLPLILVTSNWVKQMYIRDGIMGENIEVLPVGCKTDIFCPVSAEDEKVLAIRSALEISSDQLMILTVGGDATSKGAQEVMKALAIIENKVSDWKYICKVWPQERTNLQNVVDRELSGLLGIEKRVQYVTNTVSRNFMPYLIAACDIYAAPSRLEGFGMPQIEAGACEKPVIGIKAMGMLDTIVHNETGFLARVAQQIEINEAELGIEAGYDAPHIVVFESPRVVDYRADVNDIAKYLLKLMNNKGLRDKIGESARKYIVTNFDYRVVARKFVSIVQDRLGIN
- a CDS encoding AraC family transcriptional regulator, which codes for MKLYIKYMVSLRCKMMVKEELKKLGFQYFSVELGTVDLREEISEEQRKEFAKNLLRSGLELLEDKRSILIGKIKNLIIEMVHYEDELPKTNYSDYISEKLGYDYTYLANTFSEVKGVTIQQFIILHKIERVKELLLYDELSLSEISYKLHYSSAAHLSNQFKKVTGLTPSYYKKLKKKRNQNLENL
- a CDS encoding PIG-L family deacetylase; the encoded protein is MHEEINNPKEINATVLVAHPDDETIWAGGLILENPDWNWTIICLCRANDGDRAPKFYRALEMFGAKGIMADLDDGPEQNPLDLNILEDTIVDLLSCRPVNLIFSHSPYGEYTRHLRHEEIGKSVIKLWEEKRIKTDELWLFAYRDNNMRHVPKPIPDAHFHLPLVGNVFKEKRALISSVYGFSNESWEFKACNWTEAFWCFLNAEDASKWFKKHSRK